The DNA window tttacgaacgtgtaattagcctatgcaatgacttgcagagGCTAGTGGATGTGTCAAAGTCAGATTATAATTATAGATTATAAATTCACCGTTATGAATTTGAGTTATATGAGTACTCTACGTTGTGGTGTCActatcacgaaaaaaagacaggaatacttagatacttagatggcccgtcttcccagcatctcttccactcgtttcgttccctcgccattgtcatccaaaatgttctcaagcttcgtgagtgacgttgacgaggtccttgagccgtatccaactgagctctcagctggtccttccgtgcagcgaacatcTCGGGGGCGtatagcgtcccttgggatccactctagcgttcttttagtccatctatcgtcgattcttctcatgatgtgaccggcccatctgtgttctgctttcgatacatatttcgctgggtcgcgaagacggggcattcctcttaagtcggagctacgaagaccggcaaggtgttgtgtgcgccggctaaacttcaggagacatctctcaagggctctgtggatAGTGAGttgcttcctagacgtggccgcggtgtctgcccacgtctccgctgcgtaacagagcgctggaaggactgtcgagtcgaacagatgggcacgaagatcttggtccgtcagttggtccgtagcttccccgacggctgcgaatggtgaccatgctgctctcattcttctattcagttcttccttcaagtcgttttctatgttcatagaacgtccgaggtatacgtatgacgaagtttccacggtTTGGGaaccttcaagttgtactcctccgtcctcgcagtaagcgttcttcatgaacgttcatgaagaacgccatGAAAACACAGGAATAAAGAAACGATTTTTAGACTAGCCATTTTTTCAGCGGACTCAGCTATTTCGGGGTGTTGTTGGAAAGGTGTGTAAGCACAAAAACATATTACCATTTGAACGCTTTATTCGGGAGTTTCAGACAACAGAATTTCATTCCTATACAAAATTTCTgtgaataattaataaaaaaataaatcgaatctcgaataaaaaaaatagaggttGTATAGGGAAAGGGTGTGGAGACAAATGACAATGAAAGCAACGTTTTTACTCCTTCTGAACcaaaaatattgttatttacGTTAATTATGTAATGCTGAGATTAGGATAACATAATGTTCTCAGTAGATCGTTCCCACAAACAACGACTTCAGTTTTACAATTCTGCAATTTATTATTGACACAATATTCGACCTAAATTCTGGAAAGTCATCCTTCATTTCTTATCACTTAATCCGTAAAGCCATAAATTTGCCACTGTCACAACCGTCGTGTAGATTTCGAAAAActacttttccattttcccgGAAAATGCAATAAGGAATTTCATATAACACCTTGAAACCGAGCTGAAATATGATGCATCACTATAAAACTTATTTCAAATGAATATTTATGTAAAGtatttgaaatgtttgatgtgtatcgtttaaaggcagcataacaTGAATCTGACTTAGTGAGCGAAACAGTTAGACAAGCCAaagatgggattgtagataTTGctggatcaggggtggttccgctcatcactccctaatcgtcctaaaaaaaacgccgCCAAAGACTccatttttcacgacgatttcagttgcaacgcgccacccttgcacaagcgccgcatccagctacGCAGCGGTTggaagccagtgagttctcctagGTTGCttaggggaccagaacgtatacatagaggagcgttctaacgttcctcgtaggcaCTGAAAcaattccacgccgtttttttttcaaagaagatttgggggggggggggggggagcgGAACCAACCCTGATCCAACAAtccacaaccccatctctagctttccccGCAGATtcctcaccacgtcatattcgtGGTATCCTCCCTTTATTAAAGGAGTCATGTCACGTACTTGAAAGAAGATTGCTTGAGATGCACTTGCTGTCGCCACTGTCGCCACCCATTCACATCCCTCTGATTTTGCCATATCTATCGCTCGTCGAGTTAATTCCTTACCTATTCCACGACTGTAAAATCTACCTTTTTTTATAACTCTGTATTATTTTCACTGCTATAAATATAGACTTACCCGTTAAATTCCTTTAAAACGCACATTATGTTCATTTTGAAGACTTTAGCGCTGTCTCCAAGTAAACGCCATTGTCTACGCTCTAAAGCGGTTATATAAGTGATTATCTGGTTCGCTTTATGCTGCTTATAAGGTCCTttgcaaatttctgaaattttaaaatttaagattTGGATGTGATTTGGCTAGAAATTCGGCGTCACAAAATTTTCGCAGACCTTCTGCAAAATCGTGGTGTTCAGCATCAATTTCTGGTTCAATTGGACCAACACTTTCTCTCAAGTTGGCGACAGAACATAAACATATAGCCATAAgtctgaaatttaaaaaaaaaaaactcattcttTATCTGAACCTAAAAATTCTGCTTCAATCTAATCCACTAGTTATATTCTTGGATGAGTCCAATACATTTCTTTGGGTGAGGCTATTGGAGCCTATTAAGTCTTGAGAATTTTGAGTCTCatgaaacaaatttgaaaatgtggCACGTCCATATTCACCTAAGGTGAAGTTATGGATAACAGGGGACAATTACAACACCATTTAGGGTTATACGCATTGGAGGGAGAGGAGTCAGGGTTACATAAACTCGCGAAAAAAATATGGTCAGGGTTctactgattttattttttgctataATTTCAATTTGCAGGAAACGGATGGGGGGAAGGGGCGGCAAATCTGCTTTGACCTCCATCTTCATCCTTCCTCCCGACAGAAGTACATATCACAAGTTCTCATGATCTACAACCATCAATTGTCATCAACCGTCTGATCGAGAAAAATCTTCGTAGTCGCATAtaggatggaaaaaaatacaccTACAAACCTGTCCTGACTGTACACCACCGTAGAATACTTTTCATTTGAGTATCCATATTCGGAtaaatcatggaaaaaattgCATAAGTCGGATGTTGTAGGTTCTGAAGGGAAAAATCAACAGAACCTGATTGATTTGCTTGCTTTGTTGTGCTTTTTgaacgttttcttttgaaattatttgtgCATTCAACAAAATGTCAACGTTTTAGAACAATTTTCTAAAGATAATTCCTTTTTAGTAGTGCTCAAATGTAGAATTATGGACTGACTTAACGATTGTGTGATCGGCTCATTCATCCCAAATTCTGATAACATAAACTTTTCGATATCTTCTGCATGTTTTTGTGTGGCGACTTCAATTCGACAGTGTTTTAACGGCTGGAATTTCATCCAATTCCATCATTATATCCAAAACTATCTATACAAGCGTGTTTCCGTAATACTCACGGATTTTGGGATACGAAATATTTTCTGCCACAGATCACGCATATGTAGATCACGTTGCTGGAAAGAACCCTTCCCCCATGGACATTGTGATCTTCTCGAACAGGATCCTTCAGGGTCACGTGTGGATGTTAGAGTCCTTATAGTGCGACGTACTACTTGTTTGACAAGAGCCCCCTATAAAAACCACGTGACGGGTTCGTGCAGAAAATCATTCACACAAGGATAAACGCACCCCTTGAATTCGTATCAGAAGATTTGCGGTTCTAAACGGACCCGTACGTGCGACCATCGTCGTGAAGTTCATTTGTAAAAATGATGAAacggaaagaaagaatgaatattTTGAAGTAACCGTATCAGATACCTTATCATTGCAGTGCCAATTTTTAACTGTCAATCATTCCGGaattgaaacatttttcttttagagcAACAACGTGGAGTAGTATATGTCCCAGTCTGTTCTATTTTAGTTACAATACGTCACACCACTAAATCCTAAATCACTAGGCGGTTAGTTGTTTCACACTACGCTCGTGTTTCTCCAATGAAGTCTACTCTGGTCTTTTCCACGCGGAAAAATGATCTAATGTCGCCGCTTCTACGCGCTTTCTCGGTGCTGTGCCAC is part of the Necator americanus strain Aroian chromosome V, whole genome shotgun sequence genome and encodes:
- a CDS encoding hypothetical protein (NECATOR_CHRV.G17772.T1); translated protein: MKNAYCEDGGVQLEGSQTVETSSYVYLGRSMNIENDLKEELNRRMRAAWSPFAAVGEATDQLTDQDLRAHLFDSTVLPALCYAAETWADTAATSRKQLTIHRALERCLLKFSRRTQHLAGLRSSDLRGMPRLRDPAKYVSKAEHRWAGHIMRRIDDRWTKRTLEWIPRDAIRPRDVRCTEGPAESSVGYGSRTSSTSLTKLENILDDNGEGTKRVEEMLGRRAI
- a CDS encoding hypothetical protein (NECATOR_CHRV.G17773.T1); the encoded protein is MNFTTMVARTGPFRTANLLIRIQGGALVKQVVRRTIRTLTSTRDPEGSCSRRSQCPWGKGSFQQRDLHMRDLWQKIFRIPKSPLKHCRIEVATQKHAEDIEKFMLSEFGMNEPITQSLKPTTSDLCNFFHDLSEYGYSNEKYSTVVYSQDRLMAICLCSVANLRESVGPIEPEIDAEHHDFAEEICKGPYKQHKANQIITYITALERRQWRLLGDSAKVFKMNIMCVLKEFNGRGIGKELTRRAIDMAKSEGCEWVATVATASASQAIFFQLGFKVLYEIPYCIFRENGKVVFRNLHDGCDSGKFMALRIK